A single genomic interval of Streptomyces showdoensis harbors:
- a CDS encoding haloacid dehalogenase-like hydrolase: MRSFAAAARAENLAAPQGATQQVGSSKVTGWVRYYDQQRDLIRALKASGFDVWIVSASPEPVVDVWARGVGVEADRALGIRNTTEHGRLTSHLKGCGGVRDGEDRMITYIDGKRCWINQEIFGVRGPAAERVQPADRRQVFAAGDSDTDISFLRDATGLRLVLNRNKNELMCRAYDNGDGRWLVNPMFIEPKKRKTAAYPCATTGYTAPDGTAAPVRRTDGSIVPDQQDTVY, translated from the coding sequence GTGCGCTCCTTCGCCGCCGCCGCCCGCGCCGAGAACCTCGCCGCCCCGCAGGGCGCCACCCAGCAGGTCGGCAGCTCCAAGGTCACCGGCTGGGTCCGCTACTACGACCAGCAGCGCGACCTCATCCGCGCCCTCAAGGCCTCCGGCTTCGACGTGTGGATCGTCTCGGCCTCGCCCGAGCCCGTCGTCGACGTGTGGGCCCGGGGCGTCGGCGTCGAGGCCGACCGCGCCCTCGGCATCCGCAACACCACCGAACACGGCCGCCTCACCAGCCACCTCAAGGGCTGCGGCGGCGTCCGCGACGGCGAGGACCGGATGATCACCTACATCGACGGCAAGCGCTGCTGGATCAACCAGGAGATCTTCGGCGTCCGCGGCCCCGCCGCCGAACGCGTCCAGCCCGCCGACCGCCGCCAGGTCTTCGCCGCCGGCGACTCCGACACGGACATCTCCTTCCTGCGCGACGCCACCGGCCTGCGGCTCGTCCTCAACCGCAATAAGAACGAACTGATGTGCCGGGCCTACGACAACGGCGACGGCCGCTGGCTCGTCAACCCCATGTTCATCGAGCCCAAGAAGCGGAAGACCGCCGCGTACCCCTGCGCCACCACCGGCTACACGGCCCCCGACGGCACCGCCGCACCGGTCCGCCGCACCGACGGCAGCATCGTGCCGGACCAGCAGGACACCGTGTACTGA
- a CDS encoding TrmH family RNA methyltransferase codes for MSSPELISPRSPRVVAARRLAKRNFRGKDRLFIAEGPQAVREAVEHRGATGQPTLVELFTTVEAAERYASIIDAALASGARVHHASDAVLAEVSQTVTPQGIVGVCRFLDSPFEDILAARPKLVAVLAHVRDPGNAGTVLRCADAAGADAVVLTDASVDLYNPKSVRASVGSLFHLPVAVGVPVEQAVAGLKGVGVRILAADGAGQDDLDDELDAGTMGGPTAWVFGNEAWGLPEETRALADAVVRVPIHGKAESLNLATAAAVCLYASARAQRPRTTA; via the coding sequence ATGTCCTCCCCCGAGCTGATCTCCCCGCGTTCCCCGCGCGTCGTCGCCGCCCGACGGCTCGCCAAGCGCAACTTCCGGGGCAAGGACCGCCTCTTCATCGCCGAGGGCCCGCAGGCCGTCCGCGAGGCCGTCGAGCACCGCGGCGCCACCGGACAGCCCACCCTCGTGGAGCTCTTCACCACCGTCGAGGCCGCCGAGCGGTACGCGTCCATCATCGACGCCGCCCTCGCCTCCGGAGCCCGCGTCCACCACGCCTCCGACGCCGTGCTCGCCGAGGTCTCCCAGACCGTCACCCCGCAGGGCATCGTCGGTGTCTGCCGCTTCCTCGACTCCCCCTTCGAGGACATCCTCGCCGCCCGGCCCAAGCTGGTCGCCGTCCTCGCGCACGTCCGCGACCCCGGGAACGCCGGCACCGTGCTGCGCTGCGCCGACGCCGCCGGCGCCGACGCCGTCGTCCTCACCGACGCCTCCGTGGACCTGTACAACCCCAAGTCCGTCCGCGCCTCCGTCGGCTCCCTCTTCCACCTCCCGGTCGCCGTCGGCGTCCCGGTCGAGCAGGCCGTCGCCGGCCTCAAGGGCGTCGGCGTGCGCATCCTCGCCGCCGACGGGGCCGGCCAGGACGACCTCGACGACGAGCTGGACGCCGGCACCATGGGCGGCCCCACCGCCTGGGTCTTCGGCAACGAGGCCTGGGGGCTGCCCGAGGAGACCCGGGCGCTCGCCGACGCCGTCGTGCGCGTCCCGATCCACGGCAAGGCCGAGAGCCTCAACCTCGCGACCGCCGCCGCGGTGTGCCTGTACGCCTCCGCGCGCGCCCAGCGCCCCCGAACCACCGCCTGA
- a CDS encoding DUF1844 domain-containing protein yields MSETPDTESPETPDFEAMTRDIAEVPAVEVIVTVAVNLMSAAAVKLGLTEEGDEHKDLDEARKLIHALAGLLDAGVTEISSFHAAPLRDGLKSLQLAFREASFVPDEPGQGPGEKYTGPVYG; encoded by the coding sequence ATGAGCGAAACGCCCGACACCGAGTCTCCTGAGACCCCCGACTTCGAAGCCATGACCCGCGACATCGCCGAGGTCCCCGCGGTGGAGGTCATCGTGACCGTCGCCGTCAACCTGATGAGCGCCGCCGCGGTGAAGCTCGGGCTCACCGAGGAGGGCGACGAGCACAAGGACCTCGACGAGGCCCGCAAGCTGATCCACGCCCTCGCCGGTCTGCTGGACGCCGGCGTGACGGAGATCTCCTCCTTCCACGCGGCGCCGCTGCGGGACGGCCTGAAGTCCCTGCAGCTGGCCTTCCGCGAGGCCTCGTTCGTCCCGGACGAGCCGGGCCAGGGGCCGGGCGAGAAGTACACGGGCCCCGTTTACGGCTAG
- a CDS encoding SseB family protein, which translates to MALKNIPDPGFSDDDGTADPRLSAALAAWAEDRTAHGPVLTALKDARLLVPVVAVLGEVEIDPVTGLKQEKTSDMAVPTLTAGDRRALPAFTSIASLALWDPAARPVAVPLHQALAALAHEKADTLVLDLAGPVPYQVTGPALLALAEGRSSADPLDDPAVRDAVRAAVASEPAVLRAHLGPGAADGTLALVLAEDAAAGEAAQRVARLLAADETLRARLVRGLDLALLPASATPPGEPFYVRN; encoded by the coding sequence GTGGCGCTCAAGAACATCCCGGACCCCGGTTTCTCCGACGACGACGGCACCGCCGACCCGCGGCTCAGCGCGGCCCTGGCCGCCTGGGCGGAGGACCGGACCGCCCACGGCCCGGTCCTGACCGCGCTCAAGGACGCCCGGCTGCTCGTCCCCGTCGTCGCGGTCCTCGGCGAGGTCGAGATCGACCCCGTGACGGGGCTCAAGCAGGAGAAGACCAGCGACATGGCCGTGCCCACGCTGACCGCGGGGGACCGGCGCGCCCTTCCCGCCTTCACCTCGATCGCCTCGCTGGCCCTGTGGGACCCGGCCGCCCGGCCGGTCGCCGTCCCGCTCCACCAGGCGCTCGCCGCCCTCGCCCACGAGAAGGCCGACACCCTGGTCCTCGACCTGGCGGGACCGGTGCCCTACCAGGTGACCGGCCCCGCCCTGCTCGCCCTCGCCGAGGGCCGCAGCAGCGCCGATCCGCTGGACGACCCGGCGGTACGGGACGCGGTCCGTGCCGCCGTCGCCTCGGAGCCGGCCGTCCTCCGCGCCCACCTGGGCCCGGGCGCCGCCGACGGCACCCTGGCCCTGGTCCTCGCCGAGGACGCCGCCGCCGGGGAGGCCGCCCAGCGCGTCGCCCGGCTGCTGGCCGCCGACGAAACGCTGAGGGCCCGCCTGGTGCGGGGCCTCGACCTGGCACTCCTGCCGGCCTCGGCCACGCCTCCCGGCGAGCCCTTCTACGTGAGGAACTGA
- a CDS encoding amino acid deaminase/aldolase encodes MTPRAADRARYDRATASLDAPVALVDLEAFDANAADLVRRAGGKPVRVASKSVRCRALIERVLARDGFAGVMSFTLAESLWLARAGIEDVLLAYPSADRAGYGELAGDAKLAAAVTVMVDDVAQLDLIDAARAGGTEEVRVCLELDTSLHLLGGRVRFGARRSPLREPAELAELARSVVRRPGFRLVGLMAYEGHVAGVGDAVAGRPLRSRAVRLMQSAARRELAARRAAVVRAVRAVAPDLEFVNGGGTGSVQHTAAEDAVTEIAAGSGLFQPRLFDNYSSFSGRPAALFALPVVRRPGVGAVTVLGGGYPASGVAGADRLPVPYLPEGLRYDPQEGAGEVQTPLLGSPADDLRIGDKVWFRHAKAGELCERFDTLHLVEGDRVTAAVPTYRGEGRTFL; translated from the coding sequence ATGACTCCCCGTGCGGCCGACCGCGCCCGCTACGACCGGGCCACCGCCTCGCTCGACGCGCCCGTCGCCCTCGTCGACCTGGAGGCCTTCGACGCCAATGCCGCGGATCTCGTGCGCCGGGCCGGCGGGAAGCCGGTCCGGGTGGCGAGCAAGTCGGTGCGGTGCCGGGCGCTGATCGAGCGGGTGCTGGCGCGGGACGGGTTCGCCGGGGTGATGTCCTTCACGCTCGCCGAGTCGCTGTGGCTGGCCAGGGCCGGGATCGAGGACGTGCTGCTGGCCTATCCGTCGGCGGACCGGGCCGGGTACGGGGAGCTGGCGGGCGATGCGAAGCTGGCCGCCGCGGTGACGGTGATGGTCGACGACGTGGCCCAGCTGGATCTGATCGACGCGGCGCGGGCCGGCGGCACCGAGGAGGTGCGGGTCTGTCTGGAGCTGGACACCTCGCTGCACCTGCTGGGCGGCCGTGTGCGGTTCGGGGCGCGCCGCTCGCCGCTGCGGGAGCCGGCCGAACTGGCGGAGCTGGCCCGTTCGGTGGTGCGCCGCCCGGGGTTCCGCCTGGTGGGTCTGATGGCGTACGAGGGACATGTGGCGGGGGTCGGGGACGCGGTGGCCGGGCGGCCGCTGCGCTCGCGGGCGGTCCGGCTGATGCAGTCGGCGGCGCGCAGGGAGCTGGCGGCCCGCCGGGCGGCGGTGGTCCGGGCGGTGCGGGCGGTGGCCCCGGATCTGGAGTTCGTCAACGGCGGCGGCACGGGCAGTGTGCAGCACACGGCGGCCGAGGACGCGGTGACGGAGATCGCGGCGGGTTCGGGGCTGTTCCAGCCGCGCCTGTTCGACAACTACTCGTCGTTCTCGGGGCGTCCGGCGGCGCTGTTCGCGCTGCCGGTGGTCCGCCGTCCGGGCGTGGGCGCGGTGACGGTGCTCGGCGGCGGCTACCCGGCGTCGGGGGTCGCGGGGGCGGACCGGCTGCCCGTCCCGTACCTGCCGGAGGGGCTGCGCTACGACCCGCAGGAAGGTGCGGGCGAGGTGCAGACGCCGCTGCTGGGCTCGCCGGCCGACGATCTGCGGATCGGCGACAAGGTCTGGTTCCGGCACGCGAAGGCCGGCGAGCTGTGCGAGCGGTTCGACACCCTGCACCTGGTGGAGGGCGACCGGGTCACGGCCGCCGTCCCGACGTACCGGGGCGAGGGCCGGACCTTCCTCTAG
- the mycP gene encoding type VII secretion-associated serine protease mycosin: MTRRTRTAAAALLAAAFAVLPATTTPAYADTIRARQWGLDALHTSRAWETTRGEGVTVAVLDTGVDASHPDLEGSVLPGTDLVGFGASRGDRAWARHGTAMAGIIAGHGHGSDAQDGVLGVAPKVRILPVRVILEGTDKARDKARKTRGTALAEGIRWAADHGADVINLSLGDDSESAHPDAGEDSAVQYALAKGVSVVASAGNGGEKGDHISFPAAYPGVIAVTAVDRYGTHASFSTSRWYATVSAPGVDIVIADPDRRYYEGWGTSAAAAFVSGAVALVRAAHPDLTPAQVKRLLVDTARNRPKGGRSDQKGYGTVDPAAAIEAGGALKGADPKAAVAGYGGQYFGPGPQAEPEEGRPIGLLAPIAGGIGVLLLAASVALWRGSRSR, from the coding sequence GTGACCCGCCGCACCCGTACCGCGGCCGCCGCCCTCCTCGCCGCCGCCTTCGCCGTGCTGCCCGCGACCACCACGCCCGCGTACGCCGACACCATCCGCGCCCGCCAGTGGGGCCTCGACGCCCTGCACACCTCCCGCGCCTGGGAGACCACCCGCGGCGAGGGCGTCACCGTCGCCGTCCTCGACACCGGCGTCGACGCGAGCCACCCCGACCTGGAGGGCTCCGTCCTCCCCGGCACCGACCTCGTCGGCTTCGGCGCCTCCCGCGGCGACCGCGCCTGGGCCCGCCACGGCACCGCCATGGCCGGCATCATCGCCGGACACGGCCACGGGAGCGACGCCCAGGACGGCGTCCTCGGCGTCGCGCCGAAGGTGCGGATCCTGCCCGTACGCGTGATCCTCGAAGGCACCGACAAGGCCCGCGACAAGGCCCGCAAGACCCGCGGCACCGCCCTCGCCGAGGGCATCCGCTGGGCCGCCGACCACGGCGCCGACGTCATCAACCTCTCCCTCGGCGACGACTCCGAGTCCGCCCACCCCGACGCCGGCGAGGACTCCGCCGTCCAGTACGCCCTCGCCAAGGGCGTCTCCGTCGTCGCCTCCGCCGGCAACGGCGGCGAGAAGGGCGACCACATCTCGTTCCCCGCCGCCTACCCCGGCGTCATCGCCGTGACCGCCGTCGACCGCTACGGCACCCACGCCTCCTTCTCCACCAGCCGCTGGTACGCCACCGTCAGCGCGCCCGGCGTCGACATCGTCATCGCCGACCCGGACCGCCGCTACTACGAGGGCTGGGGCACCAGCGCCGCCGCCGCGTTCGTCTCCGGCGCCGTCGCCCTGGTCCGCGCCGCCCACCCCGACCTCACCCCCGCCCAGGTCAAGCGGCTCCTCGTCGACACCGCCCGCAACCGCCCCAAGGGCGGCCGCAGCGACCAGAAGGGGTACGGCACCGTCGACCCGGCCGCCGCCATCGAGGCCGGGGGCGCGCTCAAGGGCGCCGACCCCAAGGCCGCCGTGGCCGGTTACGGCGGGCAGTACTTCGGCCCCGGCCCCCAGGCCGAACCCGAGGAGGGCCGCCCGATCGGCCTGCTCGCGCCCATCGCCGGAGGGATCGGCGTCCTGCTGCTGGCCGCCTCCGTCGCCCTGTGGCGGGGCAGCCGCAGCCGCTGA
- the rplT gene encoding 50S ribosomal protein L20, whose protein sequence is MARVKRAVNAHKKRRAILEAASGYRGQRSRLYRKAKEQVTHSLVYNYNDRKKRKGDFRQLWIQRINAAARQNGMTYNRLIQGLKAANIEVDRKILAELAVNDSNAFAALVEVAQKALPADVNAPKAAA, encoded by the coding sequence GTGGCACGCGTCAAGCGGGCAGTCAACGCCCACAAGAAGCGCCGGGCGATCCTCGAGGCGGCCTCCGGCTACCGCGGTCAGCGTTCGCGCCTGTACCGCAAGGCCAAGGAGCAGGTCACCCACTCGCTGGTCTACAACTACAACGACCGCAAGAAGCGCAAGGGCGACTTCCGTCAGCTGTGGATCCAGCGCATCAACGCCGCTGCCCGCCAGAACGGCATGACGTACAACCGCCTCATCCAGGGTCTGAAGGCCGCCAACATCGAGGTGGACCGCAAGATCCTCGCCGAGCTGGCCGTCAACGACTCCAACGCGTTCGCCGCGCTGGTCGAGGTCGCGCAGAAGGCCCTCCCGGCCGACGTCAACGCCCCGAAGGCCGCCGCCTGA
- the pheS gene encoding phenylalanine--tRNA ligase subunit alpha: MSAPNKSYDPVEVEALKPEEIERMRDEALAAFAAAGDLDALAHAKTAHTGGTSPLALANREIGALPPQAKAAAGKLVGQARGVVSKALATRQTELEAERDARVLVEEAVDVTLPYDRVPAGARHPLTTLMERVADVFVSMGYEVAEGPEVEAEWFNFDALNFVPDHPARQMQDTFFVQGPEGTTGDESGVVLRTHTSPVQARTLIDREPPVYVVCPGRVYRTDELDATHTPVFHQIELLAVDEGLTMADLKGTLDHMVQALFGSDMKTRLRPNFFPFTEPSAEMDMLCYVCRGESVGNPDRPCRTCGSEGWIELGGCGMVNPKVLVACGVDPEKYSGFAFGFGIERMLMFRHNVEDMRDMVEGDVRFTRPFGMEI, encoded by the coding sequence ATGTCGGCACCCAATAAGTCGTACGACCCGGTCGAGGTCGAGGCCTTGAAACCGGAAGAGATCGAGCGCATGCGGGACGAGGCGCTCGCCGCCTTCGCCGCCGCAGGCGACCTCGACGCGCTCGCCCACGCGAAGACCGCGCACACCGGCGGCACCTCGCCGCTGGCGCTCGCCAACCGCGAGATCGGCGCCCTGCCCCCGCAGGCCAAGGCCGCCGCCGGCAAGCTCGTGGGCCAGGCCCGCGGCGTCGTCTCCAAGGCGCTGGCCACCCGCCAGACCGAGCTGGAGGCCGAGCGCGACGCGCGCGTCCTCGTCGAGGAGGCCGTCGACGTCACCCTGCCGTACGACCGTGTCCCGGCCGGTGCCCGCCACCCGCTGACCACCCTCATGGAGCGCGTCGCCGACGTCTTCGTGTCGATGGGCTACGAGGTCGCCGAGGGCCCCGAGGTCGAGGCCGAGTGGTTCAACTTCGACGCCCTGAACTTCGTCCCGGACCACCCGGCGCGGCAGATGCAGGACACCTTCTTCGTCCAGGGCCCCGAGGGGACCACCGGCGACGAGTCCGGTGTCGTGCTCCGTACGCACACCTCGCCGGTCCAGGCCCGCACCCTCATCGACCGGGAGCCCCCGGTCTACGTGGTGTGCCCCGGCCGCGTCTACCGCACCGACGAGCTCGACGCCACGCACACCCCGGTCTTCCACCAGATCGAGCTGCTGGCCGTCGACGAGGGCCTGACCATGGCCGACCTCAAGGGCACCCTCGACCACATGGTCCAGGCGCTCTTCGGGTCCGACATGAAGACCCGGCTCCGCCCGAACTTCTTCCCCTTCACCGAGCCGTCCGCCGAGATGGACATGCTCTGCTACGTCTGCCGCGGCGAGTCCGTCGGCAACCCGGACCGCCCCTGCCGCACCTGCGGCAGCGAGGGCTGGATCGAGCTCGGCGGCTGCGGCATGGTCAACCCGAAGGTGCTCGTCGCCTGCGGTGTGGACCCCGAGAAGTACAGCGGATTCGCCTTCGGGTTCGGCATCGAGCGGATGCTGATGTTCCGCCACAACGTCGAAGACATGCGAGACATGGTCGAGGGTGACGTCCGGTTCACCCGGCCGTTCGGGATGGAGATCTGA
- the infC gene encoding translation initiation factor IF-3 yields MRLVGPSGEQVGIVPLAKALELAQEYDLDLVEVAANARPPVCKLMDYGKFKYESAMKAREARKNQAHTVIKEMKLRPKIDPHDYDTKKGHVVRFLKQGDKVKITIMFRGREQSRPELGYRLLQRLAEDVQELGFIESNPKQDGRNMIMVLGPHKKKTEAMAEAREAQAARKAERQGGSSEAAQADAADAVAEAPVEQVSADTSAENAEA; encoded by the coding sequence GTGCGTCTTGTCGGCCCCAGTGGCGAGCAGGTCGGCATTGTGCCGCTTGCCAAGGCCCTGGAGCTTGCGCAGGAGTACGACCTCGACCTGGTTGAGGTTGCGGCGAACGCCCGTCCGCCCGTGTGCAAGCTCATGGACTACGGGAAGTTCAAGTACGAGTCGGCCATGAAGGCCCGTGAGGCGCGCAAGAACCAGGCGCACACGGTCATCAAGGAGATGAAGCTCCGGCCGAAGATCGACCCGCACGACTATGACACCAAGAAGGGTCACGTCGTCCGGTTCCTCAAGCAGGGCGACAAGGTCAAGATCACGATCATGTTCCGTGGTCGTGAGCAGTCCCGCCCCGAGCTGGGCTACCGACTGCTGCAGCGCCTTGCCGAGGACGTGCAGGAGCTTGGCTTCATCGAGTCCAACCCGAAGCAGGACGGCCGGAACATGATCATGGTTCTGGGTCCGCACAAGAAGAAGACCGAGGCCATGGCCGAGGCCCGCGAGGCCCAGGCCGCGCGCAAGGCCGAGCGCCAGGGCGGTTCGTCCGAGGCGGCCCAGGCCGACGCGGCCGACGCTGTCGCGGAGGCCCCGGTCGAGCAGGTTTCGGCCGACACGTCGGCCGAGAACGCCGAGGCGTGA
- a CDS encoding sensor histidine kinase, with protein MTVGTGSPAQARSSAPHAPQPPPPREPAAPTPVEPGTSLEPGTPVEPGVEPGTGLGIDPDDLPDGLVVADETGRIVCFNAAASRITAVPGAEALGRPLDQALPLEDLKGRRWWALTDPYGGLATRRGQPERNLLLPGGREVLVSARYVRAHPTGPVRRVVVSLRGTEARRRSERSHAELIATVAHELRSPLTSVKGFTATLLDKWERFTDDQKRLMLETVDADAGRIKRLIAELLDISRIDSGRLEVRRQPVDIAAAIGRHIQVHTTGGQSPDRFFVRVRCDLPELWADPDKIDQILGNLLENAVRHGEGTVTIEVAPTTATTDGEKGTEVTVSDEGPGIPEESMGRVFTRFWRGSKRGGTGLGLYIVKGVVEAHGGTITVGRGPRGGAEFRFILPVGTPAHLL; from the coding sequence ATGACGGTCGGCACGGGCAGTCCCGCACAGGCACGGAGCAGTGCGCCGCACGCCCCGCAACCGCCGCCCCCGCGCGAACCCGCCGCGCCCACCCCCGTGGAGCCCGGCACCTCCCTGGAGCCCGGCACCCCCGTGGAGCCCGGCGTCGAGCCCGGCACCGGACTCGGGATCGACCCCGACGACCTGCCCGACGGCCTGGTCGTCGCCGACGAGACCGGCCGGATCGTCTGCTTCAACGCCGCCGCCAGCCGCATCACCGCCGTACCCGGCGCCGAGGCCCTCGGCCGCCCGCTCGACCAGGCGCTGCCCCTGGAGGACCTCAAGGGCCGCCGCTGGTGGGCGCTGACCGACCCGTACGGCGGGCTCGCCACCCGTCGCGGCCAGCCCGAGCGCAACCTGCTGCTCCCCGGCGGCCGCGAGGTCCTGGTCTCCGCCCGCTACGTCCGCGCCCACCCCACCGGTCCCGTCCGCCGGGTGGTCGTCTCGCTGCGCGGCACCGAGGCCCGGCGGCGCAGCGAGCGCAGCCACGCCGAGCTCATCGCGACCGTCGCCCACGAGCTCCGCTCGCCGCTCACCTCCGTCAAGGGCTTCACCGCCACCCTGCTCGACAAGTGGGAGCGGTTCACCGACGACCAGAAGCGGCTCATGCTGGAGACCGTCGACGCCGACGCCGGCCGCATCAAGCGGCTCATCGCCGAGCTCCTCGACATCTCCCGGATCGACTCCGGCCGGCTGGAGGTGCGCCGCCAGCCCGTCGACATCGCCGCCGCGATCGGCCGGCACATCCAGGTGCACACCACCGGCGGCCAGTCCCCGGACCGCTTCTTCGTCCGGGTCCGCTGCGACCTGCCCGAACTGTGGGCCGATCCGGACAAGATCGACCAGATCCTCGGCAACCTGCTGGAAAACGCGGTGCGCCACGGCGAAGGAACCGTCACCATCGAGGTGGCACCCACCACGGCCACCACCGACGGAGAGAAGGGGACGGAGGTCACCGTGAGCGACGAAGGCCCCGGCATCCCCGAGGAGTCGATGGGCCGCGTCTTCACCCGCTTCTGGCGGGGCAGCAAGCGCGGCGGCACCGGACTCGGCCTCTACATCGTCAAGGGCGTCGTCGAGGCCCACGGCGGCACCATCACCGTCGGACGGGGCCCCCGGGGCGGCGCCGAGTTCCGATTTATCCTGCCCGTCGGCACCCCGGCCCACCTCCTCTGA
- the rpmI gene encoding 50S ribosomal protein L35 codes for MPKNKTHSGAKKRFKVTGSGKILRERAGKRHLLEHKSSKLTRRLTGNAEMAPGDSAKIKKMLGI; via the coding sequence ATGCCGAAGAACAAGACGCACTCCGGTGCCAAGAAGCGCTTCAAGGTCACCGGCTCCGGCAAGATCCTGCGCGAGCGCGCCGGCAAGCGCCACCTGCTCGAGCACAAGTCGTCCAAGCTGACGCGTCGCCTCACCGGCAACGCCGAGATGGCCCCGGGTGACTCCGCCAAGATCAAGAAGATGCTGGGCATCTGA